A genomic region of Oncorhynchus mykiss isolate Arlee chromosome 2, USDA_OmykA_1.1, whole genome shotgun sequence contains the following coding sequences:
- the LOC110512528 gene encoding mucin-5AC-like isoform X3, whose amino-acid sequence MGQSLPTPDCEPSVCPLCHGICRNPTALRCKHIFCYCCIQELWSGSPTGPYYCPECKEEYKTLPVGFKRDTTASPWRHEAPAHTRTSSATEGRANEEDVIEINSAGWTLGKRASISQSKRLLGKRPASSPVPGGHLHDNKRQATGSSSSSHSRGRSGDRKRPATSSSSSSANQNTSSDVELSSEEEVPAAPFSLATKPPSTASVAVRGPDLTRDRSRSPRRDPPIELDEPPAATEPLTREPLNDPRKSPEAAAGHMTNTSPRRITTVELDPPPPPARDPYTPAKNPAETTITTHLRLVTPTKEKPVEAEREPLPEISNRSGPIGTSTSPTRAANNLSPGRTNLSPSLARQTSRETFLPCHYCPSQGSLPAVKTCLVCGASMCSDHLRPHLESPVFQSHTLVPPVEDTSPWRCPEHQEMNRIYCRQCSVCVCTVCTVIGSHRDHACVSIREAERELRGNLKQEMKKMQGAEQSLISRVTEMTEKKQRFQWR is encoded by the exons ATGGGTCAGTCGTTGCCGACCCCGGACTGCGAGCCCTCGGTGTGTCCTTTGTGCCACGGTATATGTCGGAATCCGACTGCGCTGAGATGCAAACATATTTTCTGCTACTGCTGTATACAGGAGTTATGGAGTGGTTCGCCCACCGGTCCATACTACTGCCCCGAGTGCAAGGAGGAGTACAAGACATTACCGGTGGGGTTCAAGAGAGACACTACCGCAAGTCCGTGGCGACATGAAGCGCCTGCACATACACGCACCAGCTCAGCGACAG AAGGCAGAGCCAATGAAGAGGATGTCATTGAGATAAATTCAGCGGGCTGGACCCTTGGGAAGAGAGCCTCCATCTCTCAATCCAAGCGTCTGTTAGGGAAGAGACCAGCCAGTTCTCCTGTCCCAGGAGGCCATCTTCACGACAACAAGAGACAAGCGACTGgcagctcctcttcctcccactccAGGGGACGGTCTGGTGACCGTAAGAGACCCGccacatcctcttcctcctcttcagccaATCAGAACACGTCGTCTGACGTCGAGTTGTCCAGTGAGGAGGAGGTGCCAGCAGCACCATTCTCCTTAGCAACCAAACCGCCTAGTACTGCGTCCGTCGCCGTCAGAGGTCCGGACCTGACACGTGATAGGTCTAGGTCCCCTAGGAGAGACCCACCCATTGAGCTGGACGAACCCCCTGCTGCAACAGAACCTCTTACAAGAGAACCACTGAATGACCCTAGAAAATCACCTGAAGCAGCAGCAGGTCACATGACCAACACATCGCCAAGAAGAATCACCACCGTTGAGCTGGACCCACCTCCACCCCCTGCAAGAGATCCGTACACACCCGCCAAGAATCCTGCTGAAACGACCATAACAACCCATTTACGTTTAGTCACCCCTACGAAGGAGAAGCCTGTTGAAGCTGAGCGGGAGCCTCTTCCAGAGATCTCCAACAGATCTGGTCCAATCGGCACCTCCACCTCTCCTACCCGTGCTGCCAACAACCTGTCCCCTGGACGTACCAACCTGTCCCCCAGCCTGGCTCGTCAAACCTCTAGGGAGACCTTCCTACCCTGCCACTATTGCCCCAGCCAGGGCTCTCTCCCTGCGGTgaagacctgcctggtgtgtggaGCCTCCATGTGCTCCGACCACCTCCGGCCTCACCTGGAGTCCCCTGTCTTCCAGAGCCACACCCTGGTACCCCCTGTGGAGGACACCTCACCCTGGAG GTGCCCGGAACACCAGGAGATGAACCGAATCTACTGccgtcagtgtagtgtgtgtgtctgtaccgtGTGTACCGTGATCGGGTCGCACCGGGACCACGCTTGCGTCAGCATCAGAGAGGCCGAGAGGGAGCTGAGG GGGAACCTGAAACAGGAGATGAAGAAGATGCAGGGAGCGGAACAGTCTTTAATCAGCAGAGTGACTGAGATGACAGAGAAGAAACAGAGATTCCAG TGGAGGTAG
- the LOC110512528 gene encoding mucin-5AC-like isoform X2 — protein MGQSLPTPDCEPSVCPLCHGICRNPTALRCKHIFCYCCIQELWSGSPTGPYYCPECKEEYKTLPVGFKRDTTASPWRHEAPAHTRTSSATEGRANEEDVIEINSAGWTLGKRASISQSKRLLGKRPASSPVPGGHLHDNKRQATGSSSSSHSRGRSGDRKRPATSSSSSSANQNTSSDVELSSEEEVPAAPFSLATKPPSTASVAVRGPDLTRDRSRSPRRDPPIELDEPPAATEPLTREPLNDPRKSPEAAAGHMTNTSPRRITTVELDPPPPPARDPYTPAKNPAETTITTHLRLVTPTKEKPVEAEREPLPEISNRSGPIGTSTSPTRAANNLSPGRTNLSPSLARQTSRETFLPCHYCPSQGSLPAVKTCLVCGASMCSDHLRPHLESPVFQSHTLVPPVEDTSPWRCPEHQEMNRIYCRQCSVCVCTVCTVIGSHRDHACVSIREAERELRGNLKQEMKKMQGAEQSLISRVTEMTEKKQRFQVSSTT, from the exons ATGGGTCAGTCGTTGCCGACCCCGGACTGCGAGCCCTCGGTGTGTCCTTTGTGCCACGGTATATGTCGGAATCCGACTGCGCTGAGATGCAAACATATTTTCTGCTACTGCTGTATACAGGAGTTATGGAGTGGTTCGCCCACCGGTCCATACTACTGCCCCGAGTGCAAGGAGGAGTACAAGACATTACCGGTGGGGTTCAAGAGAGACACTACCGCAAGTCCGTGGCGACATGAAGCGCCTGCACATACACGCACCAGCTCAGCGACAG AAGGCAGAGCCAATGAAGAGGATGTCATTGAGATAAATTCAGCGGGCTGGACCCTTGGGAAGAGAGCCTCCATCTCTCAATCCAAGCGTCTGTTAGGGAAGAGACCAGCCAGTTCTCCTGTCCCAGGAGGCCATCTTCACGACAACAAGAGACAAGCGACTGgcagctcctcttcctcccactccAGGGGACGGTCTGGTGACCGTAAGAGACCCGccacatcctcttcctcctcttcagccaATCAGAACACGTCGTCTGACGTCGAGTTGTCCAGTGAGGAGGAGGTGCCAGCAGCACCATTCTCCTTAGCAACCAAACCGCCTAGTACTGCGTCCGTCGCCGTCAGAGGTCCGGACCTGACACGTGATAGGTCTAGGTCCCCTAGGAGAGACCCACCCATTGAGCTGGACGAACCCCCTGCTGCAACAGAACCTCTTACAAGAGAACCACTGAATGACCCTAGAAAATCACCTGAAGCAGCAGCAGGTCACATGACCAACACATCGCCAAGAAGAATCACCACCGTTGAGCTGGACCCACCTCCACCCCCTGCAAGAGATCCGTACACACCCGCCAAGAATCCTGCTGAAACGACCATAACAACCCATTTACGTTTAGTCACCCCTACGAAGGAGAAGCCTGTTGAAGCTGAGCGGGAGCCTCTTCCAGAGATCTCCAACAGATCTGGTCCAATCGGCACCTCCACCTCTCCTACCCGTGCTGCCAACAACCTGTCCCCTGGACGTACCAACCTGTCCCCCAGCCTGGCTCGTCAAACCTCTAGGGAGACCTTCCTACCCTGCCACTATTGCCCCAGCCAGGGCTCTCTCCCTGCGGTgaagacctgcctggtgtgtggaGCCTCCATGTGCTCCGACCACCTCCGGCCTCACCTGGAGTCCCCTGTCTTCCAGAGCCACACCCTGGTACCCCCTGTGGAGGACACCTCACCCTGGAG GTGCCCGGAACACCAGGAGATGAACCGAATCTACTGccgtcagtgtagtgtgtgtgtctgtaccgtGTGTACCGTGATCGGGTCGCACCGGGACCACGCTTGCGTCAGCATCAGAGAGGCCGAGAGGGAGCTGAGG GGGAACCTGAAACAGGAGATGAAGAAGATGCAGGGAGCGGAACAGTCTTTAATCAGCAGAGTGACTGAGATGACAGAGAAGAAACAGAGATTCCAG GTGTCGTCAACAACGTAA
- the LOC110512528 gene encoding mucin-5AC-like isoform X4, which yields MGQSLPTPDCEPSVCPLCHGICRNPTALRCKHIFCYCCIQELWSGSPTGPYYCPECKEEYKTLPVGFKRDTTASPWRHEAPAHTRTSSATEGRANEEDVIEINSAGWTLGKRASISQSKRLLGKRPASSPVPGGHLHDNKRQATGSSSSSHSRGRSGDRKRPATSSSSSSANQNTSSDVELSSEEEVPAAPFSLATKPPSTASVAVRGPDLTRDRSRSPRRDPPIELDEPPAATEPLTREPLNDPRKSPEAAAGHMTNTSPRRITTVELDPPPPPARDPYTPAKNPAETTITTHLRLVTPTKEKPVEAEREPLPEISNRSGPIGTSTSPTRAANNLSPGRTNLSPSLARQTSRETFLPCHYCPSQGSLPAVKTCLVCGASMCSDHLRPHLESPVFQSHTLVPPVEDTSPWRGT from the exons ATGGGTCAGTCGTTGCCGACCCCGGACTGCGAGCCCTCGGTGTGTCCTTTGTGCCACGGTATATGTCGGAATCCGACTGCGCTGAGATGCAAACATATTTTCTGCTACTGCTGTATACAGGAGTTATGGAGTGGTTCGCCCACCGGTCCATACTACTGCCCCGAGTGCAAGGAGGAGTACAAGACATTACCGGTGGGGTTCAAGAGAGACACTACCGCAAGTCCGTGGCGACATGAAGCGCCTGCACATACACGCACCAGCTCAGCGACAG AAGGCAGAGCCAATGAAGAGGATGTCATTGAGATAAATTCAGCGGGCTGGACCCTTGGGAAGAGAGCCTCCATCTCTCAATCCAAGCGTCTGTTAGGGAAGAGACCAGCCAGTTCTCCTGTCCCAGGAGGCCATCTTCACGACAACAAGAGACAAGCGACTGgcagctcctcttcctcccactccAGGGGACGGTCTGGTGACCGTAAGAGACCCGccacatcctcttcctcctcttcagccaATCAGAACACGTCGTCTGACGTCGAGTTGTCCAGTGAGGAGGAGGTGCCAGCAGCACCATTCTCCTTAGCAACCAAACCGCCTAGTACTGCGTCCGTCGCCGTCAGAGGTCCGGACCTGACACGTGATAGGTCTAGGTCCCCTAGGAGAGACCCACCCATTGAGCTGGACGAACCCCCTGCTGCAACAGAACCTCTTACAAGAGAACCACTGAATGACCCTAGAAAATCACCTGAAGCAGCAGCAGGTCACATGACCAACACATCGCCAAGAAGAATCACCACCGTTGAGCTGGACCCACCTCCACCCCCTGCAAGAGATCCGTACACACCCGCCAAGAATCCTGCTGAAACGACCATAACAACCCATTTACGTTTAGTCACCCCTACGAAGGAGAAGCCTGTTGAAGCTGAGCGGGAGCCTCTTCCAGAGATCTCCAACAGATCTGGTCCAATCGGCACCTCCACCTCTCCTACCCGTGCTGCCAACAACCTGTCCCCTGGACGTACCAACCTGTCCCCCAGCCTGGCTCGTCAAACCTCTAGGGAGACCTTCCTACCCTGCCACTATTGCCCCAGCCAGGGCTCTCTCCCTGCGGTgaagacctgcctggtgtgtggaGCCTCCATGTGCTCCGACCACCTCCGGCCTCACCTGGAGTCCCCTGTCTTCCAGAGCCACACCCTGGTACCCCCTGTGGAGGACACCTCACCCTGGAG GGGAACCTGA
- the LOC110512528 gene encoding mucin-5AC-like isoform X1, which translates to MGQSLPTPDCEPSVCPLCHGICRNPTALRCKHIFCYCCIQELWSGSPTGPYYCPECKEEYKTLPVGFKRDTTASPWRHEAPAHTRTSSATEGRANEEDVIEINSAGWTLGKRASISQSKRLLGKRPASSPVPGGHLHDNKRQATGSSSSSHSRGRSGDRKRPATSSSSSSANQNTSSDVELSSEEEVPAAPFSLATKPPSTASVAVRGPDLTRDRSRSPRRDPPIELDEPPAATEPLTREPLNDPRKSPEAAAGHMTNTSPRRITTVELDPPPPPARDPYTPAKNPAETTITTHLRLVTPTKEKPVEAEREPLPEISNRSGPIGTSTSPTRAANNLSPGRTNLSPSLARQTSRETFLPCHYCPSQGSLPAVKTCLVCGASMCSDHLRPHLESPVFQSHTLVPPVEDTSPWRCPEHQEMNRIYCRQCSVCVCTVCTVIGSHRDHACVSIREAERELRGNLKQEMKKMQGAEQSLISRVTEMTEKKQRFQVRRTGPQLDQVSSTT; encoded by the exons ATGGGTCAGTCGTTGCCGACCCCGGACTGCGAGCCCTCGGTGTGTCCTTTGTGCCACGGTATATGTCGGAATCCGACTGCGCTGAGATGCAAACATATTTTCTGCTACTGCTGTATACAGGAGTTATGGAGTGGTTCGCCCACCGGTCCATACTACTGCCCCGAGTGCAAGGAGGAGTACAAGACATTACCGGTGGGGTTCAAGAGAGACACTACCGCAAGTCCGTGGCGACATGAAGCGCCTGCACATACACGCACCAGCTCAGCGACAG AAGGCAGAGCCAATGAAGAGGATGTCATTGAGATAAATTCAGCGGGCTGGACCCTTGGGAAGAGAGCCTCCATCTCTCAATCCAAGCGTCTGTTAGGGAAGAGACCAGCCAGTTCTCCTGTCCCAGGAGGCCATCTTCACGACAACAAGAGACAAGCGACTGgcagctcctcttcctcccactccAGGGGACGGTCTGGTGACCGTAAGAGACCCGccacatcctcttcctcctcttcagccaATCAGAACACGTCGTCTGACGTCGAGTTGTCCAGTGAGGAGGAGGTGCCAGCAGCACCATTCTCCTTAGCAACCAAACCGCCTAGTACTGCGTCCGTCGCCGTCAGAGGTCCGGACCTGACACGTGATAGGTCTAGGTCCCCTAGGAGAGACCCACCCATTGAGCTGGACGAACCCCCTGCTGCAACAGAACCTCTTACAAGAGAACCACTGAATGACCCTAGAAAATCACCTGAAGCAGCAGCAGGTCACATGACCAACACATCGCCAAGAAGAATCACCACCGTTGAGCTGGACCCACCTCCACCCCCTGCAAGAGATCCGTACACACCCGCCAAGAATCCTGCTGAAACGACCATAACAACCCATTTACGTTTAGTCACCCCTACGAAGGAGAAGCCTGTTGAAGCTGAGCGGGAGCCTCTTCCAGAGATCTCCAACAGATCTGGTCCAATCGGCACCTCCACCTCTCCTACCCGTGCTGCCAACAACCTGTCCCCTGGACGTACCAACCTGTCCCCCAGCCTGGCTCGTCAAACCTCTAGGGAGACCTTCCTACCCTGCCACTATTGCCCCAGCCAGGGCTCTCTCCCTGCGGTgaagacctgcctggtgtgtggaGCCTCCATGTGCTCCGACCACCTCCGGCCTCACCTGGAGTCCCCTGTCTTCCAGAGCCACACCCTGGTACCCCCTGTGGAGGACACCTCACCCTGGAG GTGCCCGGAACACCAGGAGATGAACCGAATCTACTGccgtcagtgtagtgtgtgtgtctgtaccgtGTGTACCGTGATCGGGTCGCACCGGGACCACGCTTGCGTCAGCATCAGAGAGGCCGAGAGGGAGCTGAGG GGGAACCTGAAACAGGAGATGAAGAAGATGCAGGGAGCGGAACAGTCTTTAATCAGCAGAGTGACTGAGATGACAGAGAAGAAACAGAGATTCCAGGTAAGAAGGACAGGACCTCAGTTGGAccag GTGTCGTCAACAACGTAA